One window of the Pyrus communis chromosome 17, drPyrComm1.1, whole genome shotgun sequence genome contains the following:
- the LOC137722394 gene encoding uncharacterized protein At3g49140 isoform X2: protein MAIAAAASLPFERVCSSTTHGISSSWMKPPFDGRRALDLPGISFNCRNPLFGSTQFHWLSNGHDLCHSKVSVAADYSDSVPDSSSYLTSQGYHPLEEVKVCKMVRDTKLTSAEIARTTVEANCSATVVFPGRVHCEPHEQISWAEFEYVIDDCGDLYFEIFDDANLLEDRTASSPVNVLFGMDILAYDDARISGDFSILDGSSSDEIPLDDYYSEVVDSEVSDVLDWGLPDTCSSIHPICFAKYLTKAIDNEYNRKMDHPSNGVSILGCLRPAFADEEFYVRRLFNYEDSDGYNSDWKDGKSVSLSSESDRSSTLYRLEIMRIELFSVYGVQSTISLHDFQDAEPDVLVNSTSEIVERFSERGIRCDVALKALCKRKGLHVEATSEVAAEKQIQQLLFPRSRRKKLSAHNVRGVESY, encoded by the exons ATGGCAATTGCAGCTGCTGCTTCTCTCCCCTTCG AAAGGGTTTGTAGTTCTACAACACATGGGATCTCAAGCAGTTGGATGAAACCGCCTTTCGATGGTCGAAGAGCCCTTGATCTTCCGGGCATAAG TTTTAATTGCAGGAATCCTCTATTTGGATCAACACAATTCCATTGGCTGTCTAATGGACATGACCTTTGTCATTCCAAAGTTTCTGTTGCTGCAGATTACTCAGATTCTGTTCCCGACTCCTCTAGTTATTTGACTAGCCAAGGTTATCATCCTCTGGAAGAAGTGAAAGTGTGCAAAATGGTCCGGGACACTAAACTCACTTCTGCTGAAATAGCAAGAACAACAGTAGAG GCTAACTGCAGTGCTACGGTGGTGTTCCCGGGGAGGGTACATTGTGAACCACATGAACAAATTTCCTGGGCTGAGTTTGAATATGTTATCGACGATTGCGGAG atttatattttgaaatttttgatgatGCAAACTTATTAGAAGATCGTACAGCAAGTAGCCCTGTG AATGTTTTGTTCGGGATGGATATCCTTGCATATGATGATGCAAGAATATCTGGTGATTTCAGCATTCTAGATGGTAGCAGTAGCGATGAAATCCCTTTGGATGATTATTATTCAGAG GTTGTGGACTCTGAAGTTTCTGATGTTCTAGACTGGGGGTTGCCAGATACTTGTAGCTCAATTCATCCTATATGTTTTGCGAAGTACTTGACAAAG GCTATTGATAATGAATACAATAGGAAAATGGATCATCCATCCAATGGCGTCTCTATTTTAGGATGCCTCAGGCCTGCTTTTGCTGATGAAGAATTCTATGTAAGAAGACTGTTTAATTACGAAGATAGCGATGGATACAACTCGGACTGGAAAG ATGGAAAAAGTGTGAGCCTTAGTTCCGAAAGTGATCGTAGCTCAACTCTCTACAGGTTGGAGATCATGAGAATAGAGTTGTTCTCTGTATATGGTGTTCAG TCTACAATTAGCTTGCATGATTTTCAAGATGCAGAACCTGATGTTCTAGTAAACTCTACCTCAGAAATTGTAGAACGCTTCAGTGAAAGAGGTATTAGGTGCGATGTTGCTCTTAAAGCTTTATGCAAAAGGAAAGGACTTCATGTTGAg
- the LOC137722935 gene encoding S-adenosylmethionine carrier 1, chloroplastic/mitochondrial-like produces MGPLTLAVDSKKGSGTSSDEYSQKTQYAPIGTRKSFASVSMQEEKPFDFLRTLFEGVIAGGTAGVVVETALYPIDTIKTRLQAARGGGKIAFKGLYSGLTGNLAGVLPASAIFVGVYEPAKKKLLKIFPENLSALAHFTAGAFGGIAASLVRVPTEVVKQRMQTGQFTSASVAVRHIAFKEGFKGFYAGYGSFLLRDLPFDAIQFCLYEQLRLGYKKAAKRELNDPENAIIGAFAGAVTGAITTPLDVIKTRLMVQGSANQYKGIIDCVQTVVREEGRSALLKGIGPRVLWIGIGGSIFFGVLERTKLLLAQRKPALPQDSKQD; encoded by the exons ATGGGTCCTCTGACGCTAGCAGTGGACTCGAAAAAGGGCTCAGGAACTTCATCAG ATGAATATAGCCAGAAAACGCAGTATGCGCCTATAGGAACACGAAAGTCTTTTGCATCAGTCAGCATGCAGGAAGAGAAACCCTTTGATTTCTTACGCACTTTATTTG AGGGTGTCATTGCAGGAGGTACAGCCGGTGTTGTTGTTGAAACAGCTCTATACCCCATTGATACCATAAAGACAAGACTGCAG GCTGCTCGTGGTGGAGGGAAAATAGCCTTTAAGGGGCTTTATTCTGGATTGACTGGAAATCTTGCTGGTGTCTTACC GGCTTCTGCAATTTTTGTTGGAGTGTATGAACCTGCGAAGAAAAAACTGTTGAAGATTTTCCCTGAAAATCTAAGTGCTCTAGCCCATTTT ACAGCAGGGGCTTTTGGAGGTATTGCTGCATCACTCGTTCGTGTTCCGACAGAG GTTGTTAAGCAAAGGATGCAAACTGGGCAATTTACATCAGCCTCTGTTGCTGTCCGCCATATTGCTTTTAAAGAGGGCTTTAAAGGATTCTATGCG GGATATGGATCGTTTTTATTGAGAGATTTAccatttgatgcaattcaatTTTGCCTATACGAGCAGCTTCGGCTAGGTTACAAAAAAGCA GCAAAAAGAGAGCTCAACGACCCTGAAAATGCTATCATTGGGGCTTTTGCTG GCGCAGTAACTGGAGCAATAACCACTCCGCTTGATGTGATTAAAACCAGGCTAATGGTTCAG GGATCTGCAAACCAGTACAAGGGAATCATTGATTGTGTTCAAACTGTTGTGAGGGAAGAAGGACGTTCTGCTCTTTTGAAG GGCATCGGGCCGAGAGTACTGTGGATAGGCATAGGCGGATCAATCTTTTTTGGAGTCCTTGAGAGGACAAAGCTGCTGCTTGCTCAGAGGAAACCTGCACTCCCTCAAGACTCAAAGCAGGATTAA